The following are from one region of the Dermacentor albipictus isolate Rhodes 1998 colony chromosome 5, USDA_Dalb.pri_finalv2, whole genome shotgun sequence genome:
- the LOC135900509 gene encoding uncharacterized protein has product MQPIAQGNTPRSSPKDASRATDSGLGSVIEDGNALIGILKSGKGCRRHKKHRRRSIRWGIDPEGSNQQENAAAAESHAPVVPAAAANPSVQQAAPAQATPVAGQVLAASGTPSASAIPTGASVSAAPQRAPATVRSPVLPSVPAVPATLGPQQAQSIAPHGAINNVDRPHAEPAVSKPVSPAPAASPEAVAIAAAPLYYNVIPAAENAAIHVPAQSIPTAQEVDGTTCCPAGVTVGAMLTLALAFATLGLLAFFALFTDTLQMETNAGDESAELTPLTDFKAPATNEHPNKQFTTPATIPTLRVNTEGSGIRRAGRERAEDKGEGGLPSIDGEGQGGLSSLDPTTPVTEPLTPL; this is encoded by the coding sequence ATGCAACCCATTGCACAGGGCAACACGCCGCGGAGCTCCCCCAAGGATGCTTCCCGCGCTACAGACTCGGGCCTCGGTTCCGTCATCGAAGACGGCAACGCCCTCATCGGCATCCTAAAGTCTGGCAAGGGATGCCGGCGACACAAAAAACATCGCCGCCGATCAATCCGGTGGGGCATAGACCCGGAAGGCAGCAACCAGCAGGAGAACGCAGCTGCAGCCGAAAGCCATGCCCCGGTCGTCCCTGCAGCAGCTGCGAACCCGTCAGTTCAACAGGCAGCGCCAGCGCAGGCAACACCCGTTGCGGGTCAAGTTCTTGCGGCCTCCGGGACGCCGTCAGCGTCGGCAATCCCGACAGGAGCAAGTGTGTCAGCTGCGCCCCAACGGGCGCCGGCTACTGTGCGATCACCAGTTCTGCCTTCAGTTCCTGCGGTGCCGGCTACGTTGGGGCCGCAACAGGCGCAGTCCATCGCGCCTCACGGTGCCATCAACAACGTGGATCGCCCTCACGCCGAGCCCGCGGTGAGCAAGCCTGTTTCGCCTGCTCCAGCTGCATCGCCTGAGGCGGTCGCCATTGCTGCGGCGCCGCTCTACTATAACGTCATACCGGCAGCCGAGAACGCCGCCATCCACGTTCCAGCGCAGTCCATTCCAACAGCGCAGGAAGTCGATGGTACGACTTGCTGTCCGGCGGGCGTTACGGTGGGAGCGATGTTGACCCTGGCTCTGGCATTCGCAACGCTGGGTCTGCTCGCCTTCTTCGCGCTATTCACCGACACGCTGCAGATGGAGACGAACGCTGGCGACGAGAGTGCAGAGTTGACGCCACTCACCGACTTCAAAGCGCCCGCGACGAACGAACACCCGAACAAGCAGTTCACAACACCTGCGACGATCCCGACCCTGCGCGTAAACACCGAAGGAAGCGGGATTCGCAGGGCGGGTCGGGAAAGGGCGGAGGACAAAGGAGAAGGAGGATTGCCCTCGATTGATGGGGAAGGACAAGGAGGATTGTCCTCGCTTGATCCTACGACTCCCGTGACCGAGCCGCTCACGCCATTGTGA